Sequence from the Nitrospirae bacterium YQR-1 genome:
ACTTTGCACGAAGCGTTTCTTCCTTCACAAGTTCATTGAGCCGGTTTAATATCTCTCGTATAAATATTTTAACACCTTTCTTTTGGTAATTGCACAAGATTGATATAATCACCTCTTGAGGTTTCTCCGAGTACAAGAATTTCTCGCAATCAACATTGCGCATATCAATTAAATTATAACTATAATTCATAGTTTCCGTAGAGATGCTATTTTTCATCGTTAGCGGCTCGTTGCCTATGTAAAACACATATTGCAGTGGATGTATCCCATGAATTACCGCTATATAAGTCCAATATTGCAACTCTCGATATTCCATTTTTGAGTAGTTAGTTGCCTGAAATTCAATATGTAAAATGGACTTAGAACCATCCTCAAATTCCACCAGTAAAATAAAATCAGCCTCACGCTCATTCGTTATCTGAAGTTTAGTTTCTATTGCCGTGGATCTAACTATTTTTACCCCAATTACTTCTGTAATTAGGGTATCTACGACATCCTTCAGAATCTCCTTTATAACCTTGTCATAGCGTTTAGGCATTTTGTGTTATTATAACATTTGGGTAAATTAATGCACTAAAATAAATGTACCAAAACAACGAGATGTTTTTGACTATGAAACTGTGGCCTTTCATTAAAAAACAAAAGGAATGTTATTGTTTTTGCAGAACTTCGTCAAAGTTAATTTACGTATCAACCACCAACACAAAATTTGCGGACACAGTGTCCGCAGATTGGTAAAACAGCTTATATACGGCATTTCGGCTAAAATAAAAAAAAGATTGCTGCTTTAATTCTCTGTAAACCCTCAAGGATTTGACGGCAGTGTTCATACAAGTTATATAATATAGCAGCGATATGATTTTAGAAGGCAAAAGGGTGTTGGTTACCGGAGCGGATGGTTTTATAGGCAGCCATCTTGTTGAGGCCCTCATGGAAAGAGATTGCACCGTGCGGGCGTTTGTTTTTTATAATTCATTTAACTCCTGGGGCTGGCTCGATACTTTTCCTAAAAATATCCTTAAACATATTGAAGTTTTTACCGGTGACATCAGAGACCCAAACGGAGTAAGAAAGGCCCTTGCAGACATAGAGGCCGTATTTCATCTGGCGGCTTTAATCGGAATTCCTTTTTCCTACCACAGCCCTGATTCCTACGTTGATACAAACATAAAGGGTACTCTGAACATCCTGCAAGGTTGCAGGGATAACTCAATCCAGAGGCTGATAGTAACCTCAACATCGGAGGTCTATGGCACTGCGCAGTATGTGCCCATAGATGAAAAACACCCGCTGCATGGGCAATCCCCATACGCCGCCACCAAAATCGGTGCGGATTCCCTTGCGGAGAGCTACTTTCTGTCTTTCGGGCTTCCCGTTGTGACGGCAAGACCCTTTAACACTTACGGGCCACGGCAGTCGGCACGTGCAGTAATTCCAACCGTTATTACTCAGCTGCTGGCCGGGAAAAAGACCATAGCACTGGGCTCAAC
This genomic interval carries:
- a CDS encoding NAD-dependent 4,6-dehydratase LegB, which translates into the protein MILEGKRVLVTGADGFIGSHLVEALMERDCTVRAFVFYNSFNSWGWLDTFPKNILKHIEVFTGDIRDPNGVRKALADIEAVFHLAALIGIPFSYHSPDSYVDTNIKGTLNILQGCRDNSIQRLIVTSTSEVYGTAQYVPIDEKHPLHGQSPYAATKIGADSLAESYFLSFGLPVVTARPFNTYGPRQSARAVIPTVITQLLAGKKTIALGSTEPTRDFNYVTDTCNGFIALAQCDKCVGHTVNIGSGAEVSIGELALTLIELINPDASLICSTERTRPAASEVERLLCDNSLIRKLTGWEPRITLKDGLAQTIEWFKKNMNRYKWDIYNV